A window of bacterium genomic DNA:
ATCTTAATGGTTTTAATTACAATCAGTCCATTCTGGATAGCCAAGACCACGTAATCAACTCTTGGGCTGATGTGCTGAACCGCGCCAACCTTGGCATGGAAGTGATGCACGAGCGGAATGCACATAATTTTCCGTTGGACCTAGCTACTGCTGAGAGCACCCCTGTGGCTCTGAAAGCACCTGCTAT
This region includes:
- a CDS encoding photosystem II q(b) protein; amino-acid sequence: LNGFNYNQSILDSQDHVINSWADVLNRANLGMEVMHERNAHNFPLDLATAESTPVALKAPAIG